One Luoshenia tenuis DNA window includes the following coding sequences:
- a CDS encoding SPOCS domain-containing protein, which yields MALELKKVNIRANRLGEAVNSQALVEGEIALEGGAEAIARMLCISGRLVVGGVEALQDKVNMEGSVVFSLLYVGEQSGQVEGLEAACGFTHSVELAGLKAGGQVLVSGSVQDVQSEVVDGTVIRVRAIAELNCQPQTQQTYAVVSAVEGLPGLEVKQEQLTPGWILGTANETTTLRDEVTLPSRNLPIGKLLKSWGDASVTEITAMAGAVRMRGDVQLSLLYRCQDPAEPLQEAAMTLPFEYDLALPDSFMGLQTEGRADVQDLKVTAQFDEDGEMRVLQVECLLQMRTNVWATQDLEVLQDAYAPNQELEVSEQQITLSRPAVEQQATQLLKESLPLPEGMPNIGRISFLQATPCITDWAVTDQGLEVQGILTCGVLYESDQEEGGIEGFNSETPFSIELTLPERLEGEVDVSAAVDQSFGTVLSPTEMEGRFTLRFTVASYPETQVGAVDNIVHQGPSSQQGSGIVVAFVRTGDTLWSIARRYGVSLQSVLKLNPQLDPENLQPGDRVLLYRQFEPAAPTASDAAR from the coding sequence ATGGCATTGGAGCTGAAAAAGGTAAATATCCGCGCTAACCGGTTGGGAGAGGCTGTGAACTCTCAAGCGCTGGTGGAGGGGGAAATTGCACTAGAAGGGGGCGCGGAAGCCATCGCCAGGATGCTATGCATTTCGGGGCGCCTGGTGGTAGGCGGTGTGGAGGCACTGCAGGACAAGGTGAATATGGAGGGAAGCGTGGTCTTCTCGCTGCTTTATGTGGGCGAACAGAGCGGCCAGGTGGAGGGCCTGGAGGCGGCTTGCGGCTTCACCCACAGCGTAGAGCTTGCGGGGCTTAAGGCCGGCGGACAGGTCTTGGTCAGCGGCAGCGTACAGGACGTGCAAAGCGAAGTGGTGGATGGAACCGTTATCCGCGTGCGCGCGATTGCAGAGCTAAACTGCCAGCCGCAAACCCAGCAGACCTACGCTGTGGTCTCCGCGGTAGAGGGGCTGCCTGGGCTGGAGGTCAAGCAGGAGCAGTTGACGCCAGGGTGGATTTTGGGGACCGCGAACGAGACCACGACGCTGCGGGATGAGGTGACGCTGCCCAGCCGCAACCTGCCTATCGGCAAGCTGCTGAAATCCTGGGGGGATGCCAGCGTGACGGAAATCACCGCGATGGCGGGGGCCGTGCGGATGCGCGGAGATGTGCAGCTTTCCTTGCTGTACCGCTGCCAGGACCCGGCAGAGCCCTTGCAGGAGGCCGCGATGACGCTGCCCTTTGAATACGACCTGGCGCTGCCGGACAGCTTTATGGGCCTGCAGACCGAGGGACGTGCCGACGTGCAGGACCTAAAAGTGACCGCGCAGTTCGACGAGGATGGAGAGATGCGCGTGCTGCAGGTCGAGTGCCTGTTGCAGATGCGCACCAACGTCTGGGCCACGCAGGATCTGGAAGTGCTGCAGGATGCCTATGCGCCCAATCAGGAGCTGGAAGTGTCCGAGCAGCAGATCACCCTGTCTCGTCCGGCGGTGGAACAGCAGGCGACTCAACTGCTCAAAGAGAGTCTGCCGCTGCCCGAGGGGATGCCCAATATCGGCCGCATCAGCTTTTTGCAGGCTACCCCTTGTATTACGGATTGGGCGGTGACCGACCAGGGGCTGGAGGTGCAGGGCATCTTGACATGCGGGGTGCTGTATGAGAGCGACCAGGAAGAGGGCGGCATTGAAGGGTTCAACTCCGAAACGCCGTTTTCTATTGAGCTGACATTGCCCGAGCGGCTGGAAGGCGAGGTTGACGTTTCGGCAGCGGTAGATCAATCGTTTGGGACCGTGCTTTCGCCTACGGAGATGGAAGGCCGGTTTACCCTGCGCTTTACCGTGGCCTCGTATCCGGAGACGCAGGTGGGGGCTGTGGACAATATCGTCCATCAGGGGCCAAGCAGCCAGCAGGGCAGCGGCATCGTGGTGGCGTTTGTCCGCACGGGCGATACGCTGTGGAGCATCGCCAGGCGCTACGGCGTCAGTTTGCAAAGCGTGCTCAAGCTCAACCCGCAGCTGGACCCGGAGAACCTGCAGCCCGGCGACAGGGTGCTGCTCTATCGCCAGTTCGAACCGGCGGCGCCTACGGCCAGCGATGCGGCCCGCTAG
- the spo0A gene encoding sporulation transcription factor Spo0A gives MADPVKLLVVDDDAVIRGMFVDYFGDLEGYELCGEAADGLSALGMIEEYQPDVVILDVVLSKLDGIEVLKKLRAGGYGKMPNVIMISSMGIENIIRQTIELGAKYFMIKPVEMSLVEERISEMLNLFPTHTPVANTLAAPAVREKSLDEQISSIFLIVGIPAHIKGFHYLREAIRLVVEEPDMINRITKELYPRIAQHFDTSASKVERAIRHAIEVAWSRGKIENINQVFGYNIYSENDKPTNGEFIALIADKIILELAAS, from the coding sequence ATGGCTGATCCAGTCAAACTACTTGTAGTGGACGATGATGCGGTGATCCGCGGGATGTTCGTGGACTATTTCGGCGATTTAGAGGGTTACGAACTGTGCGGTGAAGCGGCGGACGGACTATCGGCGTTGGGAATGATCGAGGAGTATCAGCCGGATGTGGTGATCCTTGACGTTGTCCTGTCGAAACTGGATGGGATAGAAGTGCTCAAAAAACTGCGGGCTGGCGGCTATGGCAAGATGCCCAACGTTATTATGATCTCTTCGATGGGGATTGAGAACATCATCCGCCAGACCATCGAGTTGGGCGCGAAGTACTTTATGATCAAGCCCGTGGAAATGTCGCTGGTGGAAGAGCGCATCAGCGAAATGCTCAACCTGTTCCCGACCCATACGCCGGTGGCAAATACGCTTGCGGCGCCGGCCGTCCGCGAGAAATCGCTGGATGAGCAGATCAGCAGCATTTTTCTGATTGTTGGCATCCCGGCGCATATCAAAGGTTTCCATTATCTGCGCGAGGCAATTCGCCTTGTAGTAGAGGAACCGGACATGATCAATCGCATTACCAAAGAACTGTACCCGAGGATCGCACAACATTTTGATACTTCAGCCAGCAAGGTAGAGCGCGCGATCCGCCATGCGATTGAGGTGGCGTGGAGTCGCGGCAAGATCGAGAACATCAACCAGGTTTTTGGCTACAACATCTATTCTGAAAACGATAAACCCACCAACGGAGAATTTATTGCGCTGATCGCGGATAAGATCATTCTTGAACTGGCGGCAAGCTGA
- the glpK gene encoding glycerol kinase GlpK produces MGKYIVALDQGTTSSRAIVFDELGQIVAVSNREFEQIYPQPGWIEHDPMDILNTQVEVLREVMVRAGLNASNLSGVGITNQRETTIIWDKKTGEPIYNAIVWQCRRTASEIEKLEKDGMAGTIKEKTGLILDPYFSGTKIKWILDHVPGSRERAARGELMFGTVDTWLIWNLTGSRAHVTDYSNASRTMLYNIHDLCWDEELLRAFDIPIELMPEVLPSSGLFGVMNTSILGGEVPIFGVAGDQHAALFGQTCFEPGMAKNTYGTGCFLLMNTGTEPVNSKNNLLTTIAWGIGGQVEYALEGSIFMGGATVQWLRDEMGLIEKSSDSEEVARSVPDTDGVVLVPAFTGLGAPHWDMYSRGIIVGLTRGAGRAHIVRAALEAIAYQTRDVLTAMEADSGIKLNTLRVDGGASANGFLMQFQSDILNVTVERPKIIETTALGAACLAGLAAGVWKDREELKARYAISAHFDPQMPEQEREGKYRLWQRAVKRSLGWAEQ; encoded by the coding sequence ATGGGGAAATATATTGTGGCGTTAGACCAGGGGACGACCAGTTCCCGGGCGATTGTATTCGACGAGCTGGGGCAGATTGTCGCGGTATCCAACCGCGAGTTTGAGCAGATCTACCCGCAGCCCGGCTGGATTGAGCACGATCCGATGGATATCCTCAACACCCAGGTGGAGGTGCTGCGGGAGGTCATGGTGCGCGCAGGGCTCAATGCCTCTAACCTCTCCGGGGTAGGGATCACGAACCAACGCGAAACGACCATTATTTGGGACAAAAAGACCGGCGAGCCGATTTATAACGCCATCGTGTGGCAGTGCCGCAGGACGGCTTCTGAGATCGAAAAGCTGGAAAAGGACGGCATGGCCGGCACCATCAAGGAAAAGACGGGCTTGATTTTAGACCCATATTTCTCTGGGACCAAGATCAAATGGATTCTGGACCATGTGCCGGGATCCCGCGAACGGGCAGCCCGGGGCGAGCTGATGTTCGGCACGGTGGATACCTGGCTGATCTGGAACCTGACCGGCAGCCGTGCGCATGTAACGGATTATTCTAATGCCTCGCGTACGATGCTCTATAATATTCACGATCTCTGCTGGGATGAAGAATTGCTGCGCGCATTTGATATCCCCATCGAATTGATGCCGGAGGTGTTGCCCTCCAGCGGCCTGTTTGGGGTGATGAATACCAGTATTCTGGGTGGCGAGGTGCCGATATTTGGCGTTGCGGGCGACCAGCATGCCGCCTTGTTCGGGCAGACCTGTTTTGAACCGGGTATGGCTAAAAATACCTACGGCACGGGCTGTTTCCTGCTGATGAACACGGGTACCGAGCCGGTAAACAGCAAAAACAACCTGTTGACCACCATCGCCTGGGGCATTGGGGGACAGGTGGAGTACGCCCTGGAGGGCAGTATCTTTATGGGCGGCGCTACGGTACAGTGGCTGCGCGACGAGATGGGGCTGATCGAAAAATCCTCGGATTCCGAGGAGGTGGCCCGCTCGGTGCCGGATACGGATGGCGTGGTGTTGGTGCCGGCCTTTACGGGCCTGGGCGCACCCCATTGGGATATGTACAGCCGGGGCATCATTGTGGGGTTGACCCGCGGAGCTGGACGCGCACATATCGTGCGCGCGGCGTTGGAAGCGATCGCCTATCAGACAAGGGATGTGCTTACGGCTATGGAGGCTGATTCTGGCATCAAGCTGAACACCCTGCGGGTGGATGGCGGCGCAAGTGCCAATGGCTTTTTGATGCAGTTCCAATCAGACATTCTAAACGTTACGGTAGAGCGGCCGAAGATTATCGAGACCACGGCGCTGGGCGCGGCCTGTCTGGCCGGATTGGCTGCCGGCGTATGGAAGGACCGTGAAGAGCTGAAGGCGCGCTATGCGATCAGCGCGCATTTTGACCCCCAAATGCCAGAGCAGGAACGGGAAGGCAAGTATCGCCTGTGGCAGCGTGCGGTTAAACGATCGCTGGGATGGGCTGAACAGTAG
- a CDS encoding MGMT family protein gives MPDPGLYGRIYALCAAIPRGKVATYGQLALLCGHPRAARLVGQAMRHAPAGLPCHRVIRADGSMAPGDAFGGQGLQQKMLEDEGVVFLANGHVDLAISRWDGKIYSVPAE, from the coding sequence GTGCCTGATCCGGGTCTATACGGGCGTATTTACGCCCTGTGCGCGGCGATACCGCGCGGCAAAGTGGCGACCTATGGGCAGCTGGCACTGCTTTGCGGCCATCCGCGCGCCGCGCGGCTGGTAGGCCAGGCGATGCGGCATGCGCCGGCAGGCCTGCCCTGTCACCGGGTGATACGCGCGGACGGCTCCATGGCGCCAGGTGATGCGTTTGGCGGACAGGGGCTGCAGCAAAAAATGTTGGAAGATGAAGGCGTTGTTTTTTTGGCAAACGGCCACGTAGACCTTGCAATCAGCCGATGGGATGGTAAAATCTATTCGGTGCCGGCGGAGTGA
- a CDS encoding DUF4340 domain-containing protein — protein MAQETTVKKEKKPMTKKTRNLIIMLVVLVLLAGATVAVVLLTQDNSGQSDQLTEQQISDMAKLTLVAEKEEDIASIKTTSANGSLEFYAQKDDEGNRTWTIKGAEDGKLNSSSIQSFVSTTLILMGTEVVEENPSEDRMAEFGFNNPSASVLITKNDGSTITCEVGNASPDSASMYMMREGRNAIFLVDNATASLFSDKLEDYWDIPSNYVNVEQLLKFHVTRKDGDNLIIDLGDDEMLGYSNWVMSEPYYASLDSYQGNQFFSNLTMLAPLYLIDNKPEDLTQYGLDDPQMNLYMEDSDGQVFELNIGSSDGNGNVYVQAPGDPAVYAMLESSLTTLNDLDPFQLIARFTQIYNINVVDKIEATSADRSFEITMDHEKEMDENGEPKLDGKGKEILHENAKSDGKDLQEAGFRSFYQTLVGVSVDGKLEEGAVVEGDAEITFKFTINDGHVETIEYIPYGVKDYAVRKNGADTGLYIEKWRVQQLFEEYDKLMNGEYDK, from the coding sequence ATGGCGCAAGAGACAACCGTGAAAAAAGAGAAAAAACCGATGACCAAAAAGACCCGCAACCTGATCATCATGCTGGTTGTACTGGTGCTCTTGGCGGGGGCGACGGTGGCTGTAGTGCTTTTGACCCAGGATAATAGCGGGCAAAGCGACCAGCTGACCGAGCAGCAGATCAGCGATATGGCAAAATTGACGCTGGTGGCAGAAAAGGAAGAGGACATTGCCAGTATCAAGACCACCAGTGCCAACGGCTCTTTGGAGTTTTATGCCCAAAAGGATGACGAGGGCAACCGTACTTGGACGATAAAGGGTGCGGAGGATGGTAAGCTTAACTCCAGCAGTATCCAAAGTTTTGTTTCTACCACGCTGATCCTGATGGGTACTGAGGTAGTAGAGGAGAACCCCTCTGAGGACCGGATGGCTGAATTTGGCTTTAACAACCCTTCCGCCTCTGTGTTGATCACTAAAAATGATGGCAGCACGATCACCTGCGAGGTGGGCAACGCTTCGCCAGATAGCGCCTCTATGTACATGATGCGCGAGGGACGCAACGCTATTTTTCTGGTGGATAATGCCACGGCCAGCCTGTTTTCTGACAAGCTGGAGGATTACTGGGATATCCCCAGCAACTACGTGAACGTCGAGCAGCTGCTCAAGTTCCACGTGACCCGTAAGGATGGCGATAACCTGATCATCGATTTGGGCGATGATGAGATGCTGGGTTACTCCAACTGGGTGATGAGCGAGCCATACTATGCCTCGCTGGATTCCTACCAGGGCAACCAGTTTTTCTCGAACCTGACCATGCTGGCGCCGCTGTACCTGATCGATAATAAGCCGGAGGACCTGACTCAATATGGGTTGGACGATCCGCAGATGAACCTGTATATGGAAGATTCTGACGGGCAGGTATTTGAGTTGAATATCGGCTCTAGCGATGGCAATGGCAACGTATACGTGCAGGCGCCTGGTGACCCAGCGGTATACGCCATGCTGGAAAGCTCGCTGACGACGCTGAACGATCTGGATCCGTTCCAGCTGATCGCACGGTTCACGCAGATTTATAACATCAACGTTGTGGATAAGATTGAGGCGACTTCGGCGGATCGCAGCTTTGAGATCACGATGGACCACGAGAAAGAGATGGACGAGAACGGTGAACCCAAGCTGGATGGCAAGGGCAAGGAGATCCTGCATGAAAATGCCAAGTCCGATGGGAAAGACCTGCAGGAGGCCGGGTTCCGCAGCTTCTACCAAACGCTGGTAGGCGTATCGGTAGATGGTAAGCTGGAGGAGGGCGCCGTGGTGGAAGGCGACGCCGAGATCACGTTCAAGTTCACCATCAATGATGGCCACGTAGAGACCATTGAGTATATTCCTTACGGCGTGAAGGATTATGCCGTCCGCAAGAATGGCGCGGATACCGGGCTGTACATTGAGAAATGGCGCGTACAGCAACTGTTTGAAGAATACGATAAGCTGATGAACGGCGAATACGACAAGTAA
- a CDS encoding GldG family protein — MAKNEKHKFNKTRLKYGSYAAIITAVVIAIVIVINVLVGTLSDKYGLTLDMTRNQLFSLSADAQEYINNLDQDIVIYTTFEAGNGDTTIENALQKIQAASSRISIQNVDPIKNPSFAEQFNSDKATSIARGSLIVTNPEKTRFKVYSQDDLYETTIDYQTYQQKTSGLQVEQRIISALVYITNEDTPMIYLLQGHQEPKLSNLTTLRTSLEDNNYQVEELNLAESDVELKKGDTLMIVSPQIDLSEDERLKIEKFIVNEGGRVIMFRDTVIDAASLERFDSIAAMFDVTFNNDLVGEEDTGAYYNSPFYLVPTYGTHEITNKLSRDGRPAILPVSGSITLSDIERTDIETEVFLTSSANSYAKTDVANENMTTTREEGDPSGPFNLGVTSKRVDAMNDDNSAYFVGFASSSFVQSGDFLSMFGNQDLVLNSLSWMQTEKGSDITISSKSLGSSTLNITTQAQLYTLMAVSIITLPVILLVIGLTVYLRRRHL, encoded by the coding sequence ATGGCTAAAAACGAAAAGCATAAGTTCAATAAAACGCGGCTTAAATACGGTTCCTATGCCGCCATTATTACCGCGGTGGTCATTGCGATCGTAATCGTCATCAACGTATTGGTGGGCACGCTCAGCGACAAGTACGGCCTGACGCTGGATATGACGCGAAATCAGCTGTTCAGCCTGTCCGCCGATGCGCAGGAATACATCAATAACCTGGATCAGGATATCGTAATCTATACCACCTTTGAGGCGGGCAACGGAGATACTACGATCGAAAATGCGCTGCAAAAGATCCAGGCTGCTTCCAGCCGGATCAGTATCCAGAACGTGGACCCGATCAAGAACCCCTCGTTTGCGGAGCAGTTTAACTCCGATAAGGCGACTTCTATCGCTCGTGGCTCTTTGATCGTCACCAATCCTGAGAAGACGCGCTTTAAGGTGTATTCGCAGGATGATCTGTACGAGACTACGATCGACTATCAGACCTATCAGCAAAAGACCTCCGGCCTTCAGGTCGAGCAGCGCATCATCTCGGCGCTGGTGTACATCACCAATGAGGATACCCCGATGATCTATCTGCTACAGGGTCATCAGGAACCCAAGCTTTCCAATCTGACTACGCTGCGCACCAGCCTGGAGGATAATAACTATCAGGTGGAAGAGCTGAACCTGGCGGAAAGCGATGTGGAGCTGAAAAAAGGCGATACGCTGATGATCGTTTCCCCGCAGATCGACCTGAGCGAGGATGAGCGGCTGAAGATCGAGAAGTTCATCGTAAATGAGGGCGGGCGCGTCATCATGTTCCGGGATACGGTGATCGATGCGGCTTCGCTGGAGCGGTTTGACTCCATCGCCGCGATGTTTGATGTGACCTTTAATAATGACCTGGTGGGCGAAGAAGATACCGGCGCGTATTATAACAGTCCTTTCTATCTGGTGCCGACCTATGGGACGCATGAGATCACCAACAAGCTCTCGCGCGATGGCCGTCCGGCGATCCTTCCGGTAAGCGGCAGTATCACCCTGTCGGATATCGAGCGTACGGATATCGAGACGGAGGTATTCCTGACCAGCTCTGCGAATTCATACGCCAAGACTGACGTTGCCAATGAAAATATGACGACTACCCGGGAGGAAGGCGACCCGTCTGGCCCGTTCAATCTGGGTGTCACCTCCAAGCGCGTAGACGCCATGAACGACGATAACAGCGCTTACTTCGTAGGGTTTGCATCCTCGTCCTTCGTGCAGTCCGGCGATTTCCTGTCGATGTTCGGCAACCAGGATCTGGTGCTCAACTCGCTGAGCTGGATGCAGACGGAAAAGGGCAGCGATATTACGATCTCCTCCAAGTCGCTGGGAAGCAGCACGCTGAATATTACGACACAGGCGCAGTTGTACACGCTGATGGCGGTTAGCATTATCACCCTGCCAGTGATCCTGCTGGTGATCGGCCTGACGGTTTATCTCAGAAGGAGGCACCTGTAA
- a CDS encoding ABC transporter permease has translation MLAVLKRELKAYLLSPIGYVFMGFFLLVVGLFFALTNLASLSSQFNSVLSSISLIFLFVVPLLTMRLLSEEKKSKTDQLLLTSPLPISSVVVGKYLAAVCMFLLTIVLTFIFPIILSALGDPSASEIAAGYIGFFLMGCSFISVGLFMSALSENQVSAAASTFALLLVFYLLDVVTPSIQVDWLVNILSWFSIGSRLTDYIYGVVSLSSTIYYISFSAIFVFLTVRVLEKRRWSQS, from the coding sequence ATGCTAGCGGTATTAAAAAGAGAGCTGAAGGCATATCTGCTTTCGCCCATCGGCTATGTGTTTATGGGCTTTTTCCTGCTGGTGGTGGGCCTGTTTTTCGCACTCACCAACTTAGCTTCGCTCAGTTCACAGTTTAACTCGGTACTCAGCAGTATCAGCCTGATTTTCCTGTTCGTCGTTCCGCTTTTGACCATGCGGCTGCTTTCTGAGGAGAAAAAAAGCAAAACGGACCAGCTGCTGCTCACCTCCCCGCTTCCGATCTCTTCGGTGGTGGTGGGTAAATATCTGGCGGCGGTGTGCATGTTCTTGCTCACCATCGTATTGACCTTTATTTTCCCCATTATCCTAAGCGCACTGGGCGATCCTTCCGCCAGCGAGATCGCTGCCGGATACATCGGCTTTTTCCTGATGGGATGCTCGTTTATCTCGGTGGGCCTGTTCATGTCCGCTCTATCCGAAAACCAGGTCAGCGCGGCGGCCTCCACCTTTGCGCTGCTGCTGGTGTTTTATCTGCTGGATGTAGTCACGCCCAGCATCCAGGTGGACTGGCTGGTCAACATCCTGAGCTGGTTCTCCATCGGTTCCCGGTTGACGGATTATATTTACGGCGTGGTTTCGCTTTCTTCTACTATATATTATATCAGCTTCAGCGCAATCTTCGTCTTCTTGACCGTCCGCGTACTCGAGAAGAGAAGATGGAGCCAGAGCTAG
- a CDS encoding ABC transporter ATP-binding protein: protein MIQIDHLSKRYGEKYAVKDASFTVEKGEILGFLGRNGAGKSTTMNIITGYISATEGSVSIDGHDVLKEPQEAKRHIGYLPEQPPLYMDMTVDEYLGFVCEIKSVERSKRKAHMAEICELVKISDMRKRLIKNLSKGYKQRVGLAQALVGNPEVLIFDEPTVGLDPKQIIEIRKLIKNLGEKHTVILSSHILPEVADVCERLVIINKGEIVAQDTLANLTRGISESSRLSLRVLGAEKEVRKALYDITGVRYVEMVGSMEPGTHDFILEADKDTDVRKMVFNTMARMNTPILTMRPMDMTLEDIFLQLTNEDKGAN, encoded by the coding sequence ATGATCCAGATTGATCATTTGTCTAAGCGTTACGGGGAGAAATACGCCGTAAAAGACGCAAGCTTCACAGTGGAAAAGGGAGAGATCCTGGGCTTTCTGGGCCGCAATGGCGCGGGCAAGTCTACCACTATGAACATTATCACCGGTTATATTTCAGCTACCGAAGGTTCGGTTTCCATCGACGGGCACGACGTGCTTAAAGAGCCGCAGGAAGCCAAGCGCCATATTGGCTACCTGCCCGAGCAGCCGCCGCTGTATATGGATATGACGGTAGACGAGTATCTAGGCTTTGTGTGCGAGATCAAAAGTGTGGAGCGCAGCAAGCGCAAGGCACATATGGCAGAGATCTGCGAGTTGGTGAAGATCAGCGATATGCGCAAGCGCCTGATCAAGAACCTCTCTAAAGGGTATAAACAGCGCGTGGGCCTGGCGCAGGCGCTGGTGGGCAACCCGGAGGTGCTGATTTTTGACGAACCTACCGTTGGCCTTGACCCCAAGCAGATCATCGAGATCCGCAAGCTGATCAAAAACCTGGGTGAAAAGCATACGGTCATCCTTTCCTCGCACATCCTCCCTGAAGTGGCGGATGTGTGCGAACGGCTGGTCATCATCAATAAAGGCGAGATCGTAGCGCAGGACACTCTGGCGAACCTGACCCGGGGCATCAGCGAGTCCTCCCGGCTTTCGCTGCGCGTACTGGGGGCTGAAAAAGAGGTGCGCAAAGCGCTATATGATATTACTGGCGTGCGCTATGTTGAGATGGTCGGCTCCATGGAGCCGGGCACACATGATTTCATCCTGGAGGCCGATAAGGATACGGATGTACGCAAGATGGTGTTTAATACCATGGCGCGTATGAATACGCCGATTCTGACCATGCGCCCGATGGATATGACGCTGGAAGATATCTTCTTGCAGCTGACTAACGAAGACAAGGGGGCCAACTAA
- a CDS encoding RluA family pseudouridine synthase, translating to MQSFTVSPKEDGQKLDRVILHAFPGLSYSKLRAALRKKDVRIDGQRVKAVAPVHAGQTIAVYLPDAELAPRPRADILFEDEAVLLAHKPQGLPVQSDRPGEDSLEARLRNPAEALFPAACHRLDVQTAGLVLFAKNPQSHAAALEAFRGQKIGKHYQCFTTRPPQAPRGELRHYLYKDAAGAHVRVAQHPGPNTRQAILQYETLSCGDSGALLHVQLHTGRTHQIRVQLAQIGCPLLGDDRYGDRARNGALHLRTQALWACALHFAPALPAPLQALSGRWFYAPQKLWRYPPVEGLRMCPPEELKDLISTPN from the coding sequence ATGCAGTCTTTTACCGTATCGCCTAAAGAGGATGGCCAAAAACTGGACCGCGTGATTCTGCACGCCTTTCCCGGGCTTTCCTATTCAAAGCTGCGTGCGGCCCTGCGCAAAAAAGACGTGCGGATCGACGGCCAGCGGGTCAAAGCGGTGGCGCCCGTTCACGCGGGGCAGACCATCGCCGTGTATCTTCCAGATGCGGAGCTGGCGCCCCGCCCACGCGCCGATATTCTTTTTGAGGACGAAGCCGTCCTCCTGGCCCATAAACCCCAGGGGCTGCCCGTGCAAAGCGATAGGCCAGGCGAGGATTCGCTGGAGGCGCGGCTGCGCAATCCGGCGGAAGCTTTATTTCCCGCTGCCTGCCACCGGCTGGATGTGCAGACAGCCGGCCTTGTGCTCTTTGCCAAGAACCCTCAAAGCCATGCCGCCGCATTGGAAGCCTTCCGCGGCCAAAAGATCGGGAAGCATTACCAGTGTTTTACCACCCGCCCGCCGCAGGCCCCGCGGGGCGAACTGCGCCATTACCTCTATAAAGATGCCGCCGGTGCCCATGTACGGGTAGCCCAGCATCCCGGCCCCAACACGCGCCAGGCGATCTTACAGTATGAGACCCTGTCTTGCGGCGATAGCGGCGCGCTGTTGCACGTACAGCTGCACACCGGCCGTACCCATCAGATCCGCGTACAGCTGGCGCAGATTGGCTGCCCGCTTCTGGGCGACGACCGATATGGCGACAGGGCCCGTAACGGCGCGCTGCACCTGCGCACACAGGCGCTTTGGGCGTGCGCGCTCCATTTTGCTCCGGCGCTGCCCGCCCCGTTACAGGCGCTGTCCGGCCGCTGGTTCTATGCGCCGCAAAAGCTGTGGCGCTATCCGCCGGTAGAGGGGCTGCGCATGTGCCCACCTGAAGAACTAAAAGACCTGATCTCCACCCCGAATTGA
- a CDS encoding ketose-bisphosphate aldolase, with the protein MLMTMKDLLQVANTHNFAVPAFNISSYAMLNGIMAVSSEQRAPVIIAIHPDELRHIGTDMLESIVAKAYKADIPVAIHLDHGASFEQVAVAVQSGFTSVMIDGSSLPFEQNIALCQKVVALAHAANVSVEGELGTIGSTDPQAEAGADQIIYTDPDDAARFVAESGVDCLAIAIGTSHGLYPAGMTPKLRLDLLGQIKAKVSIPLVLHGGSNNPDEEIAGAVAGGVNKINISSDIKAAYYRAMREVLKDNGLREPNMIEPPCIEKMNEVARQKIALFQANGKAGLY; encoded by the coding sequence ATGTTAATGACCATGAAGGATCTGTTGCAGGTAGCCAACACGCACAATTTTGCCGTTCCAGCCTTCAATATCAGCAGTTATGCCATGTTAAACGGCATCATGGCCGTCAGCAGCGAGCAGCGGGCTCCCGTGATCATCGCCATCCATCCAGACGAACTGCGGCATATCGGCACTGATATGCTGGAATCCATCGTGGCCAAGGCGTACAAAGCAGATATTCCCGTGGCGATCCATCTAGATCACGGCGCGTCTTTTGAACAGGTCGCCGTTGCCGTGCAAAGCGGCTTTACTTCCGTGATGATCGACGGCTCTTCGCTGCCCTTTGAACAGAATATCGCGCTTTGCCAAAAGGTGGTAGCGCTGGCGCATGCGGCAAATGTATCGGTAGAAGGAGAGCTGGGCACCATCGGCTCCACCGATCCGCAGGCAGAGGCCGGGGCCGATCAGATCATTTATACCGATCCGGATGACGCCGCGCGTTTTGTAGCGGAGAGCGGGGTAGACTGCCTGGCCATCGCCATCGGCACCTCCCACGGCCTGTATCCCGCGGGTATGACGCCCAAGCTGCGGCTGGACCTGCTCGGCCAGATCAAAGCCAAGGTCTCCATCCCACTGGTATTGCACGGCGGCTCGAACAATCCAGACGAGGAGATCGCCGGCGCCGTGGCTGGCGGCGTCAACAAGATCAACATTTCCAGCGACATCAAGGCCGCTTATTACCGCGCCATGCGCGAAGTCCTAAAGGATAATGGCCTGCGCGAGCCGAATATGATCGAGCCGCCCTGTATCGAGAAGATGAACGAGGTCGCCCGTCAAAAGATCGCCTTATTCCAGGCGAACGGAAAGGCCGGGCTGTATTAA